In the genome of Pseudonocardia cypriaca, the window GGTTCGGTCCGGCCTGCTGGTGGCCGCCCTCGCGCTGAGCCTCGCGATGTCGGCGTTCCTCATGCTGCCGCTCGTCCCGGTCGGCGACCTGGCCCGCACCCCGGTGCCGGACGTCAGCTCGGACGCGGGGGAGACCGTCGGCTGGCCCGAGTTCGCCGCGACCGTCGCCGCCGTGCACGAGCGGGTGCCCGCAGGCGAGCGCGTCGCGGTGCTCACCGGGAACTACGGCGAGGCGGGCGCCGTCGACCGGTTCCTGCCCGCGCTCGCGCCCGCCCACAGCGGCCACAACGCGTACTGGGCCTGGGGTCCGCCGCCCGAGGACGCCGCGACCCTGATCGTCGTCGGCGTGGACGAGGCGCGGCTGCGCCAGTGGTTCGGCCGGGTCGAGCTCGCCGCACGCATCGACAACGGGGTCGGCCTGGACAACGACGAGCAGGGCGAGCCGGTCTGGCTGGTCCGCGAGCGGCGCATCCCCTGGTCGCAGCTGTGGCCGCAGCTGCGCGACATCGGGTAGCAATCCGCTTGCGTGCCCCTCGCCCGACCTGGATCTTGTCCCGGTGCTGATCCGCCGTGAGCTGCCGGGTGATGTGCCCGCCATCGCCGACGTCCACGCCGAGGCGTTCGCCCCGATGTACCCGGACGCCACCCCCGTCGAGCCGGGGCTCGTCGACGCCCTGCGGGCGAGCGAGGCGTGGCTGCCGCCGCTGTCGCTCGTCGCCGAGGTCGACGGTGCCGTGGTGGGGCACGTGTGCGTCACGCGGGCCACGCTCGGTCCTGACGAGCTGCCCGCGCTCGGCCTCGGTCCGCTCGGCGTGCGGGAGGCCCACAAGCGCCGCGGGGTCGGCAGCGCCCTGATGCACGCGGTGCTCGGCGCGGCAGACGCGCTCGACGAGGGCGTCGTGGTGCTGCTCGGGCACCCCGACTACTACCCGCGGTTCGGGTTCCGCCCCGCTGCCGAGCTGGGTATCGACCCCGAGGTGCCCGACTGGGCGCCGCACTTCCAGGCCCGCACGCTCACCGCGTACCGGCCGCAGCTGCGCGGCACCTTCCGCTACGCGGCCCCGTTCGGCGAGCTCTGAGGGGAGCCGCGATCAGTTGTGGTACGACGCCCAGCTGAACGTGTTGACCAGCATCGTCAGGGTGCTCTCGGCCCCCGTCCCGAAGGCGGTCGCCAGTGCGTAGCCGACGGCTGCGTCCTGCCGGCGCACCTCCGCGCCCGGCGTCCAGACGGCCATCAGCTCCACCGTTTCCGGTTCCAGCATGAGGTCACCGAGCCGCTGGCCGTCCCGGGATAGGCGGCTGCCGTCCTCGTCCGACGGCCGGAAGGCGTAGTGGACGCCGTCCACGTGCGCGTCCACCCGGAACGAGCCGCGCGTGAACCGGCCCCGGCCGGGGGAGAGCGCGGCACGCGCCCCCTCGACGGTGAGGGTGAGGTGCTCGGGGTCGCGGGTGCCGATCGGCACGTACTGGGAGACCTCGGCCGTGTCGGACCGGCGCAGGTGCACCGCCGGGAAGCCGTCGCCCGCCACCTCGATCCACCCCCGGTCGATGTCCGTGTGGACGATCACCACGCCGTGCAGCGGGTCCTCGACGGTGCAGGTCTGGATCAAGGGCACGCCCCGGAAGGTAGCGGTCCGCCGCCCGGCTGCGCGACAGGCCTACCCTGGAACTCGTGACCACGCACCACCCCCACCCCGGCCACCCCGATCCGGCCAGCCCGTGGGTCTTCACCACACGGGAGCTGGGGCGGCGCCCGGGCACCATGCGCGCCTACAGCAGGCGCATCCCGGCGCCCGTCGGACCGGCCCGCCTCGGGCTGGAGACCATCGCCGTCCCGGAGAGCGCACCGATCGAGCTCGAGGTGCGGCTGGAGTCGGTCACGGAGGGCGTGTACGTCTCCGGCACGGTGCGCGCGCCGCTGTCCGGGGAGTGCGCCCGCTGCCTCGACGCGCTCTCGGACGAGCTCGACGTGGAGCTGTCGGAGCTGTTCGCCTACCCGGACAGCCTCACCGACGAGACCACCGACGCCGACGAGCTGCCGCGGGTGGTGAACGAGCTGGTCGACGTCGAGCAGATCGTGCGCGACGCCGTGGTGCTCGCCCTGCCGCTGGCCCCGCTCTGCCGCGACGACTGCCGCGGCCTGTGCCCCGACTGCGGGGAGAAGTGGGCCGACCTCGCGCCCGACCACGGGCATGAGACACTGGATCCTCGGTGGGCCGCTCTCAAGGAGCACCTGTCCGCCGACTGACCCCGCACACACTGCTAGGAGATCTCACGTGGCTGTTCCGAAGCGCCGGATGTCGCGGTCGAACACGCGCTCGCGCCGGGCGCAGTGGAAGGCCGCTGTTCCCACCCTCGTCGCCTGCTCCAACCGGGCCTGCCGGGCCACCAAGCCGCCGCACGTCGCCTGCCCCACCTGCGGCACCTACGACGGCCGCCCGGTCGTCACCCCGGCCTGACGACGGGCGGATGGCGGAACGCGCCCCACAGGGGCTCGCGGATGACCGCGGGCCCCTTCTCGCGTCGTTGGGTGTGAAGGTCTCCGAGGAGCTCCTCACCCTGGCGCTCACCCACCGCTCGTACGCGTACGAGAACGGCGGACTGCCCACCAACGAGCGGCTGGAGTTCCTCGGCGACTCGGTGCTCTCGATCATCGTCACCGAGCGGCTGTACCGCGACCACCCCGAGCTGCCCGAGGGGCAGCTCGCCAAGCTGCGGGCGAGCGTCGTGAACATGCACGCCCTCGCGGGCGTGGCCGCCACCCTCGGGGACAACGGGCTCGGCGCGCACCTCTACCTGGGCCGGGGCGAGGAGATGACCGGTGGCCGGGAGAAGGCGAGCATCCTCGCCGACGCCACCGAGGCGCTGATCGGCGCGGTCTACCTCGAGCACGGTCTCGACACCGCCCGCGAGCTGGTCCACCGGCTGTTCGACGCGCTGCTGCAGGGTGCCCCGCTGCTCGGCGCCGGTCTGGACTGGAAGACCAGCCTGCAGGAGCTCACCGCGTCCGCGGAACTCGGCGTGCCCGAGTACCGCATCGCCGAGGACGGGCCGGACCACCTCAAGGAGTTCACGGCCACGGCCGTGGTCGCGGGCCGCGAGCTCGGCTCCGGGGTCGGGCGCACGAAGAAGGAGGCCGAGCAGAAGGCCGCCGAGCTCGCCTGGCGCACCCTCACGGCAGAGGCCGCCGCCGGCGGCGAGTCGGGCCGGAACTAGCCTCCGCAGGTGCCCGAGCTGCCCGAGGTGGAGGTCGTTCGTCGCGGCCTCGCCGAGCACGTCATCGACCGCAAGGTCGCAGAGGTCAGCGTTGCGCACCCGCGCGCCGTACGCCGGCACGCCGAGGGCGCCGCCGACTTCGCCGCCCGCCTCCTCGGCCGCACGATCACCGGCGCCCGCCGCCGCGGGAAGTACCTGTGGCTCGAGCTCGACCACGCCGACGACGGCGAGGACGCGGTGCTCGCGCACCTCGGCATGAGCGGGCAGATGCTCGTCGCCGACGCGGACCGCCCTGACGAGACGCACCTGCGCGTCCGGCTGCGGTTCGCCGACTCCGGCCCGGAGCTGCGGTTCGTCGACCAGCGGACGTTCGGTGGGCTGTCGGTGCACCCCCTGGTGCCGGCGGCAGGCGGGGGACTGGTCCCCGCTCCCGTCGCCCACATCGCCCGCGACCCGATGGACCCCGCGTTCGACATGGACGAGGCGGTCGCCGCCATCCGCCGCCGCCGCACCGGCCTCAAGCGCGCACTGCTCGACCAGACCGTGGTCTCCGGCATCGGCAACATCTACGCGGACGAGGCCCTCTGGCGCGCCCGACTGCACGGCACCCGCCCCACCGAGGGGCTCACCCGCGGGCAGGGACGGGCCGTGCTCGGTGCGGCCACGGCCGTCATGGGGGAGGCGCTGACCGCCGGAGGGACCTCGTTCGACGCCCTCTACGTCAACGTGAACGGGGCATCCGGCTACTTCGACCGCTCGCTCGCGGTGTACGGCCAGGCCGACCGCCCGTGCCCGCGCTGCGGCACCCCGATCCGGCGCGACCCGTTCATGAACCGCAGCTCCTACAGCTGCCCCCGCTGCCAACCGCGCCCCCGCAACCCGCACCCCTGAGACGGGATCGGGTCTCGGATGGATCAGCACGCTCGTGATCGGTCCGGGATGGCGCGGATCGCCCTGTCGAGGGCACAAAGCGTGATCTCGCGGCGATCAAGGCCGCGTGATCGGTCCGAGGTGAGGCGGATCGTCCTGGTGGGGGCGATGAGTCGCATGTCGCGACGATCATGGGGCGCGATCATCAGAGCCTCGGCTTGGCGCGCCGTTCCCGACACCCCTGCACCGGATGCCGTCGCGGATCGCTCCCGGCCTTGTGCCTAGTCCTCCTCGGTCGCATCGCCCGCGCACATCCGGAGATGGCTGCGTTGGGTGACTACCGAATTCCGTGGTTGCGCGGGCGGCCGTCCCCGACTTGGGGGCACGCCCGTTCACGACGAGACCGTCACCCTCGGGTGCCCACGCAACTATCCGGTGGTCCCGACCCCGGTTCCATGGGTGACCACTGGATTGTCGCCGTGCATCCCCCGGGACGTGCTCGTCGCAGGTCCGGGAGGCAAGGCGAGCATCTCGCAGGGCGCACGCCAACCGGAGTCCCAGTGGGTGAAGCCGCGAGGGCGAGCGGGGCCAGGGGTCGTGCAGCTCCGAGCGATCAAGGCGGAGCGCGGTCGAGGATCGCGCCAACCCCGTCAACTGGCGGGCTCCTACGAACGGCACTCGCGTCCGATGGGCTTCAGGCGGCGCCCATTACGGGTGACGCTCAGCCCTCCCCGGAGCGAGCACCTCCCGCGACCGGGTCGGGAGGGAACATGGACGCGCCGCCGCAGGAATTCCAGGAGCTGCTCGCCGTCGTCCGCGGCTACCAGCGTTCGCGGGCGGTGACCGTGGCGGCCGAGCTCGGGATCGCCGACCTGCTCCGGGACGGGCCGCGCGACGTCGACGAGCTGGCCGTGGCGACGGGCACCCACGCCCCGGCGTTGTACCGGCTGCTCCGGGCGCTGGCGTCGATCGGCGTCTTCACCGAGTGCGCACAGCGGCGGTTCGACCTGAGCCCGATGGGCCGCTACCTGTGCCGCGACCACCCGCTCTCGCTGGACCCCGCCGCGCGCATGTTCGGCGCCGACTACGAGTGGCGGGCGTGGGCCGAGCTGGCGCACAGCGTGCGGACCGGCGGGAACGCCGCCGTGCACGCCCTCGGCTGCGACGTCTGGGAGTACCGCCGCAGGCACCCGGGGCACGGCGAGCTCTTCGACGCGACGATGCGCACGTCGTCCCACGCGGACGGTGCGGCCGTCCTGGCCGCGCACGACTTCGGCCGGTACGGGGTGGTCGCCGACATCGGCGGTGGGACCGGCGCGGTGCTCGCGGACGTGCTCGCGGCGCACCCGTCGGTGCGCGGGATCCTGTTCGACCGGCCGCACGTCGTCGCGGGCGCGGACCCGGTGCTCCACGCCGCGGCGGTGGCCGACCGGGTGAGCGTGGTGCCCGGCGACTTCTTCGCCGAGGTGCCGTCGGGGGCCGACGCGTACCTCCTCGCCCGCGTCCTGCACGACTGGGCGGACGAGCACGCGCTGCGCATCCTGCGGAACGTCCGGAGGGCGATGGCCCCGGAGGCCCGGGTGCTCCTCGTGGAGGCGGTCGTGGGCCCGCCGAACGAGGATCCGGCCGCGAAGTTCCTCGACCTCATGATGCTCGTGTCCGCGGGCGGGAGGGAGCGCACCGAGGACGAGTGGCGGGCGCTGCTCGCCGGCGCAGACCTGGATCTCACCGCTGCAACCCGGGCCACCGCCGCCAAGCACGTGATCGAGGCGGCTCCTACAGCCAGCCGCGGCGTTTGAAGACGATGTAGAGGCCCAGGGCGAGCAGGAACATCAGCACGACGGCGAACGGGTAGCCCAGCGTCCAGTCGAGCTCGGGCATGTGCGTGAAGTTCATGCCGTAGATCGAGGCCACCAGCGTGGGCGCGAACAGGATGGCCGCCCACGACGAGATGCGCTTGACCTGCTCGTTCTGCTCGTAGCCCGCCTGCGTCATGCGGGCCATCTCCTCGTTCTGCCGCTGGCCGACGAGCGCCGCGTTGACCTGCAGGATGTTGGCGAGCAGCTGCCGGAACGCCTCGATGCGTTCCAGCACGCGGGTGGAGTGGTCGGCGACGTCGCGCAGCGCGCGGCGCAGTTCGAGGTCGGACTCGCCCGCCTGTTCCTTCAGCCGCTCCCGCAGGGCGTCGAACATGTCCGACAGCGGCTCGACGGCGCGCTGGAACTCGATGACCTCTCGGGAGAGCTGGTAGATCCGCTTGGACACGCCGGGGTCACCGCCGAAGACCTGCACCTCGATCTCGTCGATGTCGTCCTGCAGGCCGTCGAGCACGGGGGCGTAGTCGTCGACGATCCGGTCGAGCACCGCGTAGAGCACCGCGTACGGGCCGTTGTCCAGGAGGTCGGGCTCGCGCTCCAGCCGCTGCCGCACCTGCGCGAGGTCGGGCTTCTCCGCGTGCCGGACAGTGATGACGAAGTCGGGCCCGAGGAACAGGTGGATCTCGCCGATCTCCACGACCTCGACGGGGTCGACGTAGCGTGCCGGGCGCAGTACCACGAACAGCACGTCGCCGTAGCGCTCGATCTTGGGCCGCTGGTGCGCCGTGATCGTGTCCTCCACGGCGAGACCGTGCAGCGAGAACTCCTCCGCGACCGCCTGGATCTCCTCGGCGGTCGGGCGCAGCAGACCGATCCAGCAGAAGCTGCGGCCCTGGTCGGGGCACTGTCGCAGCTCCTCGAACGTCCGATTCAGTGAGCTGGGTGCCGCGGCCCGCTTGCCGTCGATGTAGATCGCGTTGTCGACCACGGACATGCGGCGAAGCGTAGTCGGGGCGCGTGGTGGCGGCCGGGTGCCTGCTACTGCGCTATGCGTAGTACTGTGCAACCCGCAGGAGGGGCAACCCGCAGGAGGGGCAACCCGCAGGAGGGGGCATCGCGCAGAAGGAGGGCAGGCGTGGACACGAGCCAGCTGCTCAAGGGTGTGCTCGACCTCGCCGTGCTCGCGGTGCTCGATCGCGGCGACGGCTACGGGTACGACGTGGTGCGCGGCCTGCGCGCGGCGGGCTTGCAGGAGGTGGGCGACGCCTCGGTGTACGGCACGCTGCGACGGCTCTACAACGCCGGGCTGCTCACCTCGTACGTCGTACCGAGCGAGGAAGGGCCGCACCGCAAGTACTACAGCCTGAACGCGCCGGGGCGCGACCGCCTCCGCGAGATGGCGAAGACCTGGCGGGCGTTCGCCGCGACGATGGAAGGGCTGGTGGGGGCAGCATGACCGACGACGGGACGACGCAGGTGCACGTGGCGAACCCCGCTGCGGAGGAGTACCTGGCCGGTGTCCGGGCCGCGCTGGCGGATCTCCCGGCGCCGGAGGTCGGGGAGATCCTCGACGAAGTCCGTGCGCACCTCGCGGACCTCACCGCCGAGCTCGGCGGCTCAGCGGACCTGGCGGCGCTGACCGCGCGCCTGGGGCTCCCGAGCGAGTACGCCGCCGAGCTGCGCGCCGCCGCGGGCTATGCGCCCGCAGCGCCGGAGGCAGGGAGTCCGGGCCACGCGCTCGCCCGGCTCGCGGTGACGGCGCTCGTCGCGGCCACCGTCCTCGTCGTGCTCGGGTTCGTCGCCCGTGAGCCCGTCATCCTGCTGCTCGCGTTCCTGGCGGGCGTGCTGGGGCTGCTCCTCGTCGGCCGGGAGGGGCCTGCCGTGCCGAGCGTGGCGGCGCTCCCGGAGGTGCGGCGGTTCGCCGACGGGCTGCCGACGGCGGCCGCCACCCCGGGCACCGTCGCCGGTTTCGTGGCGAGCCTGCAGCCCGCGTGGTGGGTCATCCGCGCGGTCGCCGCCGCCGCCCTCGTGGTCGGGGTCTTCCTCGGGGGCGACCTGCCCGCCATGCTGCTCGTCGCACTCGTCGCCGTCCCGGTCTCGGTGTGGGTGGGTTACCGCAGCAAGCGCGACCGGCGCTGGCTGTGGGCGGTGGTGCCGCTGAACACCCTGGCCGCAGTCCTGCTCCCCGCCGGGATCCTCCTCTCGTCCCCGTCCCCGGCCCCGGAGAGCTACCCGTCGGCCTACCAGATGGGGCTGTGGCAGGACTCGGAGCGGCAGATCCGCGACATCCGCCCCGTGGATGCAGCGGGCAACCCGCTCAGCGGGGTGTACCTGTTCGACCAGGACGGCATGCCGATCGACACATCGGGCGGCTACGAGTGCAGCGAAGCCGACGATGACGCCGACCCCGACAGCACGGCGGCCTATCCCCGGGGGACCTGGGAGTACAACTCCCGCACCGGTCGATGCCAGCACGTCCCGGCTGGGCCGCTGGTGGTCGCGGTTCCCACGACGTCCGCACCGGGTGCCGGGTCCGCGACCGCCGTGCCGACGCCCGTGCCCACCCCGGGACCGGCGGTCGAGTCCGTGCCGCCTGCTCCGTCGACCCCGCCGCCGCCGGAGACCCCACCGGGCACCGCGCCCCGCTGAGCCACGGGTCCGTGCCGGCACGTCGGGGGCGCCGGCACGGACCCGATCCCGACCCGGGAGGTGGGCGAGGCCCGGGTGGGGTACGAGGTGGTGTGGAACAGGGCGGCGCCGGGACGACGGTCCGGAACCGGCTGGCGCTGCCGGCGCTGCTGCTCGGGTCGTTCATGGGGGTGCTCGACCCGTTCGTCGTGACCGTCGCCCTGCCTGCGATCCGGTCCGACCTCGGCGCGACCGCCGCCCAGACCCAGTGGATGGTGGCCGGGTACGGCACGGCCTACGCCGTCGGCCTCGTCGTCGGCGGGCGGCTCGGCGACCGGTGCGGGCGGCGCAGGCTCTTCCTCGTCGGCATGTCCGCCTACGCCGCCGCCTCCGCGGCGGCCGGGGTGGCCCCGGCGACCGGCGCCCTCATCGGGGCCAGGCTGGCCCAAGGGCTCGCCGCTGCGGCGATGCTTCCCCAGGTCCTGTCGATCATCCGCGCCACCTTCCCGCAGCCCGCGCGGGACCGCGCCGTCGGCTGGTACGGCGCCACGATCGGCCTCGGGGTCGTCTGCGGGCCGGCGCTCGGCGGACTGCTCGTCGGCGCCGACGTCGCCGGGCTCGGCTGGCGGTCGGTGTTCCTGGTGAACCTCCCGCTCGGCGCCCTCGTCGTCGGGGCGGCCGCGCTGGCCGTGCCCGAGTCCCGGGCGGCCGAGCGCCATCGCCTGGACCTGCTCGGCGCCGTCCTCGGGGCCGTCACCCTGCTCGCGTTCCTCGTGCCGATCAGCCGGGGACCCGAGACCGGCTGGCCGTGGTGGACCGTCGCC includes:
- a CDS encoding GNAT family N-acetyltransferase, translated to MLIRRELPGDVPAIADVHAEAFAPMYPDATPVEPGLVDALRASEAWLPPLSLVAEVDGAVVGHVCVTRATLGPDELPALGLGPLGVREAHKRRGVGSALMHAVLGAADALDEGVVVLLGHPDYYPRFGFRPAAELGIDPEVPDWAPHFQARTLTAYRPQLRGTFRYAAPFGEL
- the rnc gene encoding ribonuclease III, with product MAERAPQGLADDRGPLLASLGVKVSEELLTLALTHRSYAYENGGLPTNERLEFLGDSVLSIIVTERLYRDHPELPEGQLAKLRASVVNMHALAGVAATLGDNGLGAHLYLGRGEEMTGGREKASILADATEALIGAVYLEHGLDTARELVHRLFDALLQGAPLLGAGLDWKTSLQELTASAELGVPEYRIAEDGPDHLKEFTATAVVAGRELGSGVGRTKKEAEQKAAELAWRTLTAEAAAGGESGRN
- a CDS encoding methyltransferase encodes the protein MDAPPQEFQELLAVVRGYQRSRAVTVAAELGIADLLRDGPRDVDELAVATGTHAPALYRLLRALASIGVFTECAQRRFDLSPMGRYLCRDHPLSLDPAARMFGADYEWRAWAELAHSVRTGGNAAVHALGCDVWEYRRRHPGHGELFDATMRTSSHADGAAVLAAHDFGRYGVVADIGGGTGAVLADVLAAHPSVRGILFDRPHVVAGADPVLHAAAVADRVSVVPGDFFAEVPSGADAYLLARVLHDWADEHALRILRNVRRAMAPEARVLLVEAVVGPPNEDPAAKFLDLMMLVSAGGRERTEDEWRALLAGADLDLTAATRATAAKHVIEAAPTASRGV
- a CDS encoding PadR family transcriptional regulator gives rise to the protein MDTSQLLKGVLDLAVLAVLDRGDGYGYDVVRGLRAAGLQEVGDASVYGTLRRLYNAGLLTSYVVPSEEGPHRKYYSLNAPGRDRLREMAKTWRAFAATMEGLVGAA
- a CDS encoding YceD family protein; translated protein: MTTHHPHPGHPDPASPWVFTTRELGRRPGTMRAYSRRIPAPVGPARLGLETIAVPESAPIELEVRLESVTEGVYVSGTVRAPLSGECARCLDALSDELDVELSELFAYPDSLTDETTDADELPRVVNELVDVEQIVRDAVVLALPLAPLCRDDCRGLCPDCGEKWADLAPDHGHETLDPRWAALKEHLSAD
- the rpmF gene encoding 50S ribosomal protein L32, encoding MAVPKRRMSRSNTRSRRAQWKAAVPTLVACSNRACRATKPPHVACPTCGTYDGRPVVTPA
- a CDS encoding magnesium and cobalt transport protein CorA, translated to MSVVDNAIYIDGKRAAAPSSLNRTFEELRQCPDQGRSFCWIGLLRPTAEEIQAVAEEFSLHGLAVEDTITAHQRPKIERYGDVLFVVLRPARYVDPVEVVEIGEIHLFLGPDFVITVRHAEKPDLAQVRQRLEREPDLLDNGPYAVLYAVLDRIVDDYAPVLDGLQDDIDEIEVQVFGGDPGVSKRIYQLSREVIEFQRAVEPLSDMFDALRERLKEQAGESDLELRRALRDVADHSTRVLERIEAFRQLLANILQVNAALVGQRQNEEMARMTQAGYEQNEQVKRISSWAAILFAPTLVASIYGMNFTHMPELDWTLGYPFAVVLMFLLALGLYIVFKRRGWL
- the mutM gene encoding bifunctional DNA-formamidopyrimidine glycosylase/DNA-(apurinic or apyrimidinic site) lyase gives rise to the protein MPELPEVEVVRRGLAEHVIDRKVAEVSVAHPRAVRRHAEGAADFAARLLGRTITGARRRGKYLWLELDHADDGEDAVLAHLGMSGQMLVADADRPDETHLRVRLRFADSGPELRFVDQRTFGGLSVHPLVPAAGGGLVPAPVAHIARDPMDPAFDMDEAVAAIRRRRTGLKRALLDQTVVSGIGNIYADEALWRARLHGTRPTEGLTRGQGRAVLGAATAVMGEALTAGGTSFDALYVNVNGASGYFDRSLAVYGQADRPCPRCGTPIRRDPFMNRSSYSCPRCQPRPRNPHP
- a CDS encoding HAAS signaling domain-containing protein, whose amino-acid sequence is MTDDGTTQVHVANPAAEEYLAGVRAALADLPAPEVGEILDEVRAHLADLTAELGGSADLAALTARLGLPSEYAAELRAAAGYAPAAPEAGSPGHALARLAVTALVAATVLVVLGFVAREPVILLLAFLAGVLGLLLVGREGPAVPSVAALPEVRRFADGLPTAAATPGTVAGFVASLQPAWWVIRAVAAAALVVGVFLGGDLPAMLLVALVAVPVSVWVGYRSKRDRRWLWAVVPLNTLAAVLLPAGILLSSPSPAPESYPSAYQMGLWQDSERQIRDIRPVDAAGNPLSGVYLFDQDGMPIDTSGGYECSEADDDADPDSTAAYPRGTWEYNSRTGRCQHVPAGPLVVAVPTTSAPGAGSATAVPTPVPTPGPAVESVPPAPSTPPPPETPPGTAPR